The proteins below come from a single Natranaerofaba carboxydovora genomic window:
- a CDS encoding vWA domain-containing protein translates to MKTVGRVDSLEEKIFDALTNREGLRVGEASVVSTQVHTVDPNEPDKVVTVPQDAGQTFYHRKNPGEIIHIDCFHEIGRPDQKKLARDILHYINDLEDEVDVPGWLKDYIDIQTGSGGGRLTGTLEYGQKKTLRDAHLNHVHIALYLIPDNYCLILPLIDGLERGIIKQGYKLKKIERVIVKTSKKDDGDDNENESSFDTSDYASDADTLLKEENNNKSGKPSNEDSNATGEDEDIGDQTEIKEDQSDNIEAQSENINPFENGKYSSENTRDLSEIRSECLDDPAKVQDFVEKLNKGYPKKSIEKEYPRVYNDMDNLLKKNILKEKDGKLYLTEHGKNIMKYMQRHLKDIEFNLKRLAKKLPDAHGALPKKIKKKGDGLTRNYFGKGEVKKREGNELGGPIAITETVVRGAVRSYNEKDYFTIKPEDVHVVKPQKFTSLDLCLLIDASGSMTGRRMKEVKFLAEHLLVTTRDKVSIISFQEDRVEIKVPFTRDRSEMKEGLASLKAAGLTPMAYGIKEGKRYMEREGRKNSMLLLITDGLPTICGGGADPFLETLRAAKELSKTSYKFTCIGLEPNVSFLRKLTDEAGGSLYVVEEFNRESLLKVVKQERQEV, encoded by the coding sequence ATGAAAACTGTCGGCAGAGTAGATAGCTTAGAAGAAAAAATTTTTGATGCCCTGACTAACCGGGAAGGACTCAGGGTAGGAGAAGCCTCTGTTGTAAGTACGCAGGTACATACTGTAGACCCAAATGAGCCAGATAAAGTAGTTACAGTACCACAAGATGCAGGGCAAACATTTTATCATAGAAAGAACCCAGGAGAGATAATTCACATTGATTGTTTTCATGAAATAGGTCGTCCCGATCAAAAAAAATTAGCCAGGGACATATTACATTATATTAATGATTTGGAAGATGAGGTAGATGTCCCTGGATGGCTTAAGGATTATATTGATATTCAGACGGGCAGTGGAGGTGGCAGGTTAACTGGAACATTAGAATATGGTCAAAAAAAGACTCTAAGAGATGCACATCTAAATCATGTTCATATAGCCCTATATTTGATCCCTGATAATTATTGCTTGATTTTACCTTTGATTGACGGACTAGAAAGAGGGATAATTAAGCAGGGGTATAAATTAAAAAAAATTGAAAGAGTTATTGTTAAAACAAGCAAAAAAGATGATGGCGATGACAATGAAAATGAGTCTTCGTTTGATACAAGTGATTATGCAAGTGACGCCGATACATTGTTAAAAGAAGAGAATAATAATAAAAGTGGCAAGCCATCAAATGAGGATTCAAATGCTACCGGTGAAGATGAAGATATAGGAGACCAAACTGAAATTAAAGAAGACCAAAGTGATAATATAGAAGCCCAAAGTGAAAATATAAATCCTTTTGAAAACGGAAAATATAGCTCTGAAAATACCAGGGACCTATCTGAAATTAGAAGTGAATGTCTTGATGATCCTGCCAAAGTTCAAGATTTTGTAGAAAAGCTAAATAAAGGATATCCTAAAAAAAGTATAGAAAAGGAATATCCCAGGGTATACAATGATATGGATAATTTGTTGAAAAAAAATATTCTCAAAGAGAAGGATGGGAAGTTATATTTAACTGAGCATGGAAAAAATATAATGAAATATATGCAAAGGCATCTAAAGGATATAGAATTTAATTTGAAACGATTGGCAAAAAAGTTACCTGATGCCCACGGTGCTCTTCCAAAGAAAATTAAGAAAAAAGGTGATGGTCTTACAAGAAACTATTTTGGAAAAGGCGAAGTGAAAAAAAGAGAAGGTAATGAATTAGGGGGGCCTATCGCAATAACAGAAACGGTTGTAAGAGGTGCTGTTAGAAGTTATAATGAAAAAGATTATTTCACAATAAAACCTGAAGATGTGCATGTAGTTAAACCTCAAAAATTCACCTCTCTTGACCTGTGTCTACTGATAGATGCGAGCGGCAGCATGACTGGAAGAAGAATGAAAGAAGTCAAGTTTTTGGCAGAACATCTACTTGTTACTACTAGAGACAAAGTATCAATAATATCTTTTCAAGAAGACAGGGTAGAAATAAAAGTTCCCTTTACTAGAGATAGATCTGAGATGAAAGAAGGGTTAGCAAGTCTAAAAGCTGCTGGGTTGACCCCTATGGCCTATGGAATAAAAGAAGGAAAAAGATATATGGAAAGAGAAGGCAGAAAAAATTCTATGCTGCTACTGATAACCGATGGCTTACCCACAATATGTGGTGGAGGTGCTGACCCTTTTTTGGAGACGCTTCGCGCTGCAAAAGAGCTTTCCAAAACAAGTTATAAATTTACCTGCATAGGATTAGAGCCAAATGTCAGTTTTTTGAGAAAGCTAACTGATGAAGCTGGAGGTTCATTATACGTAGTTGAGGAATTTAACAGGGAGTCCTTACTTAAAGTAGTAAAACAAGAACGTCAGGAAGTATAA
- the whiA gene encoding DNA-binding protein WhiA has translation MSFARDSKEEVTRIKVDTQCCLKAELGAYIFINGSMNLGKKIYLELNSENAAVARRMFSLLKEVFEVEAQIVVRQKTRLKKNKVYNLRIEGREKILKILQSIGLIKEGIEGLMLNENINQEVIENECCKRSFLRGAYLASGSMTDPDLSYHLEIITEYKSKGRDLVRIMDFFDLKPGLMEKKNGYIVYIKGSEEISTFLNVIGAHKALLDFENVRVLKGMRNKINRLVNCETANLQKTVVASLRQVENIDIIDRAIGISNLPPDLKEIAIKRVNYPEKTLKELGEELNPPLGKSGVNHRIRKLERMAKKIKKEI, from the coding sequence ATGTCTTTTGCAAGAGATAGTAAAGAAGAAGTAACAAGAATAAAAGTAGACACACAGTGTTGTCTTAAGGCCGAACTTGGAGCCTATATATTTATAAATGGTAGTATGAACTTAGGTAAAAAAATATACCTGGAACTAAACTCCGAAAATGCTGCAGTAGCTAGAAGGATGTTTTCGCTACTAAAAGAAGTTTTTGAAGTAGAAGCCCAGATTGTTGTTAGACAAAAGACTAGATTAAAGAAAAATAAGGTATATAATTTAAGAATAGAAGGAAGAGAGAAGATACTAAAAATACTTCAGTCGATAGGCCTTATCAAAGAAGGTATAGAAGGTTTGATGTTAAATGAGAATATAAATCAAGAAGTAATCGAAAATGAATGCTGTAAGCGTAGTTTCCTACGGGGTGCTTATCTTGCTTCTGGCTCAATGACTGATCCCGACCTTTCATACCATCTAGAGATAATAACGGAATATAAAAGTAAGGGCAGAGATTTGGTCCGGATTATGGATTTTTTTGACCTTAAACCAGGCTTGATGGAGAAAAAAAATGGTTATATAGTATATATTAAAGGAAGCGAAGAAATTTCGACTTTTTTAAATGTTATTGGAGCTCACAAAGCCCTTTTGGATTTTGAAAATGTTAGAGTTCTTAAAGGCATGAGAAACAAAATAAATAGGCTTGTAAACTGTGAAACAGCAAACTTACAAAAAACGGTTGTTGCGTCTTTAAGGCAGGTAGAAAATATTGATATAATAGACAGAGCGATTGGTATATCTAACTTGCCTCCTGATCTTAAAGAGATAGCTATTAAAAGAGTTAATTATCCAGAAAAAACTTTAAAAGAGCTTGGAGAGGAACTTAATCCACCTCTTGGCAAATCTGGAGTAAACCATCGAATAAGAAAATTAGAGAGGATGGCAAAAAAAATAAAAAAAGAAATCTAA
- the rapZ gene encoding RNase adapter RapZ, which yields MKHELVIITGLSGAGKTEVVRCFEDLGYFCVDNLPPTFIPKFAELILQSEGKVDKVALVSDIRGGEFFDSLQWALDELKKYEISYEILFLEAETSILIRRYKETRRRHPLSDEYNIEEAIKKERDKLQQVKEKADKILNTGSLTPRDLKKEITSMYTQKTRDDYISITLMSFGYKHGLPMDADLVFDARCLPNPHYVEEYREKTGEDMDVSNYVFNSEIAHKFLEKISDLVHFLIPCFVGEGRTQVVIAVGCTGGRHRSVAVINWLKKDFLDKGKNVIILHRDKDK from the coding sequence ATGAAACATGAACTGGTTATTATTACAGGCTTGTCAGGAGCCGGTAAAACTGAAGTAGTTAGATGTTTCGAAGACCTTGGATATTTTTGTGTGGACAACCTTCCGCCGACTTTTATCCCCAAATTTGCAGAGCTAATTTTACAATCTGAAGGCAAGGTTGATAAAGTAGCCCTGGTTTCTGATATCAGAGGGGGGGAGTTTTTTGATTCTCTTCAGTGGGCCCTAGATGAATTGAAAAAGTACGAGATATCTTATGAGATATTATTCTTAGAGGCCGAAACTTCGATTTTAATAAGACGTTATAAAGAAACTAGAAGACGACATCCACTATCTGATGAATATAATATCGAAGAGGCGATCAAAAAAGAAAGAGATAAATTACAGCAGGTAAAAGAAAAGGCGGACAAAATTCTTAATACCGGGAGTTTAACTCCAAGGGACTTGAAAAAAGAAATAACCAGTATGTACACCCAAAAAACAAGGGACGATTATATATCTATTACTTTGATGAGTTTTGGTTATAAACACGGCCTACCTATGGATGCAGATCTTGTTTTTGATGCGAGGTGTCTACCAAACCCTCATTATGTGGAAGAATATAGGGAAAAGACTGGCGAAGACATGGATGTAAGTAATTATGTATTTAACTCAGAGATAGCGCATAAGTTTTTAGAGAAAATAAGTGATTTAGTTCATTTTTTGATTCCTTGCTTTGTTGGAGAGGGAAGAACTCAAGTTGTTATAGCTGTTGGATGTACAGGTGGACGTCACCGTTCTGTAGCTGTTATTAACTGGTTAAAAAAAGACTTTTTGGATAAAGGTAAAAATGTGATTATCTTGCATCGGGATAAAGATAAATAG
- a CDS encoding ATP-binding protein: MVYYNELIKHSGNSHLVEASEIAILSILKEIPFHLHAEGPRGTGKTTILRSVKNVLPEIKRIKDCEYNCDPNMPHCPLHKNLTEKEVEKIGYEYIQIPYFEISHTAKPGTVAGSIDLKKLTDSKKPLAALLPGIIPRAHRGIIFVDEINRLADTSPELADILLDVMGTKPGKIQIEETGLEKVELPVNVSVWAASNPDEDPGSLEDIRRQLSDRFDFSVLVERPREKEVVEKILQNKNFLDTNIYSTANQDTKTKNDLLSVLSSDKNSFELEKSVEKNLAHIYVNYKLESLRALKALRLGSILKSAVKGKKRGELQELLEVTPMALKHRVDKKTLSNIIDYLKKEKEEPTTTEEKLDYPSKNYFNENNDKKTNTRKNFIKSLLDKFKMPGPTSSKGTGDQSNKSCSHNNTAKSKSNATGNSDNNSSKSCQSGGSGVQMKPDENNMRAPEVDAKPISELVEKGELIKKGEKDE; the protein is encoded by the coding sequence TTGGTTTATTATAACGAACTGATTAAACACTCGGGTAACTCCCATCTGGTTGAAGCTTCTGAAATAGCTATTCTCTCAATTCTTAAGGAGATTCCTTTTCATCTTCATGCTGAGGGTCCTAGAGGAACTGGTAAAACTACTATACTCAGAAGTGTGAAAAATGTACTTCCAGAAATAAAAAGAATAAAGGATTGCGAATATAATTGTGATCCGAATATGCCTCACTGTCCTTTACACAAGAATCTTACAGAAAAAGAAGTAGAAAAGATTGGGTATGAGTATATACAGATTCCATATTTTGAAATCTCACATACAGCTAAACCGGGAACAGTGGCTGGTAGTATAGATCTAAAAAAGTTAACCGACAGCAAAAAACCTCTAGCAGCTCTTTTGCCAGGTATAATACCCAGGGCACATAGAGGTATAATATTTGTAGACGAAATAAATCGTTTGGCTGATACTTCTCCTGAACTTGCTGATATTCTCCTTGATGTAATGGGGACAAAACCAGGAAAGATTCAGATCGAAGAAACAGGGCTCGAAAAGGTAGAATTACCCGTCAACGTTTCTGTTTGGGCCGCTTCAAACCCTGATGAAGATCCAGGTTCTTTAGAAGACATCAGAAGACAGCTATCAGATAGATTTGATTTTTCTGTCCTTGTGGAAAGACCGAGAGAAAAGGAAGTAGTTGAAAAAATACTTCAAAATAAAAACTTTCTGGATACAAATATATATTCAACAGCAAATCAGGATACAAAGACGAAAAATGATTTACTTAGCGTATTGTCCTCGGATAAAAACAGTTTTGAATTAGAAAAAAGTGTAGAAAAAAACCTTGCTCATATTTATGTTAATTATAAGCTTGAAAGTCTTAGGGCGCTTAAAGCATTAAGATTAGGATCAATATTAAAATCGGCTGTAAAAGGCAAGAAAAGAGGAGAACTCCAGGAACTATTAGAGGTGACTCCGATGGCTTTAAAGCACAGAGTAGACAAAAAAACCCTTTCGAATATTATAGATTACCTAAAAAAGGAAAAAGAAGAACCTACAACTACAGAAGAAAAATTAGATTATCCAAGCAAGAATTACTTTAATGAAAACAACGATAAAAAAACTAATACTAGAAAGAATTTTATTAAATCTCTTTTAGACAAATTTAAAATGCCGGGGCCTACTTCATCAAAAGGAACGGGTGATCAAAGTAATAAAAGCTGCAGTCACAATAATACTGCCAAAAGTAAAAGTAATGCTACGGGAAATAGTGACAATAATAGCTCTAAAAGCTGTCAGAGCGGAGGCAGCGGAGTACAAATGAAACCTGATGAAAATAACATGAGAGCACCAGAAGTTGATGCAAAGCCTATTTCAGAGCTGGTGGAAAAAGGTGAGCTAATAAAAAAAGGAGAGAAGGATGAATGA
- a CDS encoding gluconeogenesis factor YvcK family protein, translated as MAKLKWLYPGLKVKRWLFLAFLGFIMILSGVTVVIGPLNLASISRESFIILSELFGMHSRYNGLIIALIGLFFVWLGIKKAFRSIISILLPQDEGRLAEILYNRRQMKKGPKVLAIGGGTGLPAVLRGLKPYTGNITAVVAVSDDGGSSGKLRGELDMLPPGDVRNCLLALADTEPLLEQIFEHRFTKGKELAGHNVGNLIIAALNENLGFLESIKALSKILAVKGKVLPVTDKPLTIEALYESGRKEKGESQIPNPGEKIKSIKIKDDNVKLLPEVMEAIREADAIIIGPGSLYTSIIPNLLVPGIVEEIEKSKAPKIWVANIMTQPGETDNYSLSNHLEVFKEHTGSYLVNTVVANRHKKFNQKALKKYQEEGQVPVKIDKENLNELNKIKILSGDFALDSSLIRHNHEALGRAIMKEIVSEKLKSDLNLSTLSLSGLIRANDKKASNFLRR; from the coding sequence ATGGCGAAACTGAAATGGCTTTATCCAGGACTTAAAGTAAAAAGATGGTTGTTTTTAGCTTTCCTGGGTTTTATTATGATATTATCAGGGGTAACAGTAGTTATTGGACCGCTTAACCTGGCTTCTATTAGCCGTGAAAGTTTTATAATTTTAAGCGAGTTATTTGGAATGCATTCTAGATATAATGGATTAATAATTGCTTTGATTGGGCTTTTTTTCGTGTGGCTTGGAATAAAAAAAGCTTTTAGATCAATTATAAGTATCCTGTTACCTCAGGATGAGGGAAGACTTGCCGAAATCTTGTATAATAGGAGACAGATGAAAAAAGGGCCTAAAGTTCTAGCTATAGGTGGTGGAACAGGGCTTCCGGCAGTGCTTCGGGGGCTAAAGCCATATACTGGAAACATAACGGCCGTGGTAGCAGTTTCAGATGATGGAGGAAGCTCCGGTAAGTTGAGAGGAGAGCTAGATATGCTGCCTCCGGGGGACGTCAGAAACTGTCTTTTGGCACTTGCAGATACTGAGCCTTTATTGGAACAAATATTTGAACATAGGTTTACAAAAGGAAAAGAACTTGCAGGTCATAACGTAGGAAATTTAATTATTGCAGCTCTAAATGAAAACCTTGGTTTTTTGGAATCTATTAAGGCTCTTTCAAAAATACTTGCTGTAAAGGGGAAGGTGTTACCCGTTACGGACAAGCCGCTGACTATAGAAGCATTATACGAAAGCGGGCGAAAAGAAAAAGGAGAAAGTCAGATACCAAATCCCGGGGAAAAAATAAAGAGTATAAAAATAAAGGATGATAATGTTAAACTTCTTCCTGAAGTTATGGAAGCTATACGGGAAGCTGATGCTATTATAATTGGTCCAGGTAGCCTCTATACCAGTATAATACCCAATTTGCTTGTTCCTGGTATAGTAGAAGAGATAGAAAAATCTAAAGCTCCAAAAATCTGGGTAGCAAACATAATGACCCAACCAGGTGAAACTGATAATTATTCTTTGTCCAATCATCTAGAAGTATTTAAAGAGCATACAGGTTCATACCTGGTTAATACAGTTGTAGCTAATCGTCACAAAAAATTTAACCAGAAAGCCTTGAAAAAATATCAAGAAGAAGGGCAGGTGCCGGTGAAAATAGATAAGGAAAATTTGAATGAGCTAAATAAAATAAAAATTTTAAGCGGTGACTTTGCTCTAGACAGTTCACTTATAAGGCATAACCATGAAGCCTTAGGTCGTGCAATAATGAAAGAGATAGTGTCAGAAAAACTAAAAAGTGACTTAAATCTATCTACTCTTTCCCTTTCAGGTTTAATTAGAGCAAATGATAAAAAGGCATCTAATTTTTTAAGGAGATGA